From the Lactuca sativa cultivar Salinas chromosome 9, Lsat_Salinas_v11, whole genome shotgun sequence genome, the window AACCAATGTCAAAACCATCAAATTCACAAGTTTATCCTATTAAGAGAAAAGAAAATGTGTAGCACATTATATGTATTCGTTCTACTAGAAATCTATATAATTCATTCATAATTCATAATATTAACGATCGCGTATTCATTTATTATTGTAAAGCTTTAAACTTTCTAAcaaatataaaagaataaaacatcAATAAGATTATATTCACTTAAATAATTTGATATTTATGCTATACTATTGGATCAATAGTGTGCCCAATCATCACCCACCAATCCACCCACCACCCAAAAAGGGTAGATGCATAGTGATTCGTATATCGCCGACCATTTCAGATTTTTATATCAGAAAATGTATTATCgtaacatatatttatataaagaCATCGTACTATAATTCCCTCTTAATTTTTATACTAAATCATGGAGTATTATATAATCTTTCAAATGCGAAAGAATGACAACGAAATGCGTATAGGAAATGTGTTGGATATTATTCAGAATAAAGAAAAATATTGGGAACAATTTTTTTATCAATACAAACAAATAACAACTGTATATATCGACAGGATCTCTATGGATCGAATCCGCTGTTGTACTTGTACCACATGCATCATTGGTTGTACTTTCATGATCGTAATTATAACAAGCATTAGATTCTGCATATTCCCAATTTGCCCTTCCACTCCCGCTTACGCTTTCTTCATAATCGACGGAATCAGAATATTCCAACGCAGTCGCGTGCCTAACCATCTCCCAACCTTCTGATTCCCAATTTGCCCCTGAGTTCGAAGCTAATTTACAAATCCTCTGTTTTGCGTTTGAGTTCTTTACGTCGAATTGATAAATCTCAAGCGTTGATTGGTTCGAAGAACTTGAAACAGACCAATCAAAGACGCATCTTGGTGAGAATTTGCAGGTGTCGATCGTGATCTGCGGTGGTGATGGAGGAGAGCACGATACTAGAAATGGGTGTTGGAGTAACTGATCGCAGCTCCatctttcacttctctctcttctAAGACACTTGTTTAAAAAATCACGTAGATCTTCCGGTATCGGAACTGTAATCTCCGGAAGCTCTTCGGAGTAGCCGATTTGACGGAGGGTGTCTGCTCCCCTGTCTTGCCAAGCTGGCTTTCCGGTGAGGATCTCAATCACAGTGCATCCCAATGACCACACGTCGGACTCAGGTCCTTGATACTCACCTTTGATTACCTCCGGCGCCATCCATAATGGACTCCCACGTATTCCGGTGACCGGACTTCCCGATTCAATCGCCGACCCGAAGTCTGCAAGCTTAGCGATACCGGGAATGTTTCCGATCAACACATTCTTCCCCTTGACGTCACAATGAACGATGCCTCTGGCGTGAATGTAGCTCAACGCCGACGTGATGCACCGCGTATAACTCCGGAGATTCACACCACCATGTTTCACCAAGTCAGTAACAGTACCGCCGGGCATGTACTCCATGTGTAAGTTCCGGTACACCGAAGAAGACTCAACAGTCACATCATCTCCGAGATACGTAACGACGTATGGTGAAGACAACGATTTCAAAATCCGAATCTCGTTCTCTAAACACCCAATAAACGCATCGGAACTGTTCTCCACGGATTTGACAGCGAACACAACACCATCGGATTCATCAACACCGATACTCACCACCCCAAACGATCCCTTTCCGATGCATTTCCCTCGTACCCAGTTGGATTTACGTCTGTAGTTGTTCATTTTTGTGGAATTTTGCGATGTGAGTTTAGTTATGGAGTTATAATATGAAGTTGTGGGCTTGTGGGGGTGTGTTTATATATGAGTGGAGGTGGTGAAATTAAATAGAAATGGGAAGTGGAAGGTGAATAATGGCGATGAGGATGACGTAGTGAAGAAGAAGGTGAAAGCGGCGAATAATACCGGGTTTTATCCATATCCAATCCATGTGGAAGATGTTTGTGAAGTTACTTGGCAAAGTTGGGTTCATTCATGTCTTTGAGATGTACAATCCATGTGGACACCTACTTCTTTTCTTAAATTATTTGGGATACTTCACGTAATTTTACCCACTTCTTTTCTTTCACCTATCATCAAACTTATCGGTTATAATTTAAAATACATGGAAAATGATAATTTAAATATATTGGTGTATAAAATAAGTCGTAAGCAATGGATAAGATTTTAAGAAAATAGTATTTATGTTTCCCAAAAGGTTTTTGAAAGATTTTATAAGTTTTCACTTTTCAATAAAAAACTTGAATTGTTAGAAAATGtcttcttaaatatatttttgtgAGTTTTTAATGAAACCTTTATGTCATTTGTTTTGTAGAAGGTTATAAATACTTTTAATCTGTGCTCGGTAGATTTATCTGTAATTAAAAACTAACTGatagttaaaaaaaatttaaaaatggttgataaaaaataatatttgttaaaAATTAGTTGATAAACTAAATGAAAgtataaaataacatataaaaaaatatatttattataattataagtTGATTTTTGGGTTATTGAACATGATAAGCTAAAGAAGACCGAAATTGACTATGATTATACTTAAAAATGCACATCTATATACACAAGCACGaccaaaataaaatatcattgaaGGGTATCAAATTTATTACGGCAATGAGCAAAGGGCATtaaatttttgatatttttattaacacttttaaattttaataagACAAAATAACctaattatatttatgtttaatcAAATAATGTAATGAAAAAATGACATTATTGGAGGTCTAAAACAATTGTTGTACAAAGGCATGGTGCATTCTACAATATAATCGACCACAAGATTGAAGTAGTTGACTTTTGTATAAATGATATCTTTGACCTATTTGTGTTATTTTTTCAAAATTCAATATGTGTGGTCAAAGAGTACTTGAAAAAGGGTCAAGAAAAAACAAAGGAGAAAAATTCGGTAGTCCGCACCCAAACCCAATGAAGATTTGGTTTATCCTGGACCCGGACCCCACGTTGTGAGTTGTGAGTTGTGACATAGCGATAAAGAGCTGGCCCATGGCAGTGGAACGGTGGGTAATATAACTAGCCTAACACTTGCGGTGCTTCCCATATTTatgatatatattaattttaaatatttttatagttgaagataatgtttttcttattaatttattacttaaacgtttttatgtttttttaacggCAAATGCATTAAACAAAAGGAAACAAGCAAGACGCTAGCAATATTACAAATTACAAACATGTAAAAGGGAAATACACCACTTAAACCAACATAAAGAAGTAAATTTAGAACGAAACTTAATCCAATTAAAagtcgcaagttgaatgtcatacttcgttttcaaaggagaATATTTTCTCTTGTTGAAAACGAAAGTGTTTCGTACTTTTCAAATACATTAAATAGCTGAGTAAACCAAGGCAAGGCGAAGTTTACCTCTCTCTTTTCCAACATTCGAACCAACCAGAGACTTAGAAAGATCCTCTCTATTTTTCAGGGGCACCAAAAGAAAACATGTCCATCCACCAAACCAATTTCAAATGCAACTAGAAAAATGACATTTAAAAAAGACATGATCAACCTCTTTTTCAGTGGCGGACGCAGACTATTTTAGTAGAGGTGTCCCTCACACTTCAAACGAgtgcacctaatagaaaaaattaaaaaaaaaattacactacgAGCCGAAAATTGAGCAGTGGCCTGGGACCCCCAATTCTCCACATTGGTCTGCCACTGCTCTTCTTCCTTCGGGTTACAAAAAAGGCATATAGAAGAGGGTAAAGCTATTCCTCTAGAAGAAAGATTACTCGTCACAGGAACCCGATTTAAGAACATTATCCAAACAAAACAATTAGACTTTAAAGGGATCCAACTAATCCATTTGAAAGCATCTACACTTGAACCCACCAGCACCTTATCAGCCAAAAGTCGCCTAAAAGAATTCACTAAAAAAATTCCCGAAGCCTCCACTTTCCACCTAGACGAATCAGCAACAGAAGACAGTCTCATTGTAGCCCAACTAGCCGAAAGAGACTCAATGGCAGCAGCGTCACGACCATTTCTAGGTTGTCTACGCCAACTCTAATTGCAAACAACCCCTTCCATGTCCGTCGACCTGTCAACAACCATGCAATTTTTGTTTGCTTAGATTCAGAAACATGGTTTTAAGTGTGTAACTCTTCATCCCATTTATCCTTCTAAAAGTAAATACCTTTATCATCTCCCATCTTTCTTTCAAAAAGGTCATCAATAAAAATCTTCCATTCTTCAAGCtccattttaatttaaaaaatagaaAGTCAAGTGTCCGGTATACCACATCTAGCAAACCACTTTCCATCCACACCATAAATTTTATGTATACTTTTAATGCATGATAAACAAAAACCATTTTTTTCAACTTCCAATCGCCACCACCATTTGATAAGAAATGCAACATTTAAAGATCTAAGGCAACCTATACCAAGATCTCCTTTATCTCAGGTCTAGTCACCACATCCCAAGCAGCCCAATGAATTTTCTTTTTCTCTTCAATACCACCCCAAAGAAATTTTCTTCTAACATTCTCCAAAGACTCAATGACtttttgtagcacccggttcctggtacgtaatgttatttgagtatttcctttcttttagccttggactcggtgagtcataggtccgactcgccgagtggatgcgggacccgggacacgtttaagttggtgactcggcgagtccatatcctggactcggcgagtcacagctgttggatgaaaccctaagtttcaggggtttgcaccctatttaaaggacttatcagccccaagtcggcccccattgacccttaaagccctgtatctctcgttctaagctattccttgagagtttgaggttagtgtgtgtgtttttgaaggctttgaaagaggaaggaagtagatccagaagaagagaagccatccaagcattatttgtgttcttccagcagttcctttgaggtataacctgttttccccttgattctatgcttaaaacttcatttgggtccttcttggtctaatccccaagtttgtatgtgcattgtatgttgtaataaggcgtttggcctttggatctacgcaagattgagctccaggggctcagatctgttagctttttggccccatgttgcttgttagtcttagatctacccttttgagacattttgagccctaaaatccatattggtgaatatccacacgtaaagttggaaactttacgtgtgaatcgtgtcctagaagtccagatctatgaatggcatggactggaatcgagcaaatccgtgtattcagaaggtgcatggcaacgactcggcgagtcgttcatatgactcggcgagtctattcgcgagtctccgagttgtccccttttcgtagtgtcgagtgaccagtgagtcacggggtgtggctcagtgggtcggaagcttaactcatctatggaggtactcggcgagtcaatgccctgactcgacgagttcaaggcaatctccttagatcaagaacagactcgacgagttgttcatacaactcggcgagtcttcgcataagtgttcatcggatgaagatgaactcggcgagttgttcatacaacttggcgagtaggatcaaggacttgaatattggttaagaaggtgaacccgtcgagtcgtcgcctaactcgacgagtaggaccagGATTCAAGGCAGTCGtttgcgtagggactcggcgatttggaaagccaactcggcgagtcgagctcaactgaaagttgactctgactttgacttagggcaaggtcaggggtaaaatggtcattttacccaaaggtcagtgagcagtgtttgattgagtatgtcgtgggaATTGCAGtcggagggtttccggagcagcagcagtagtagtaggtgatcaattcccacacagaccagcagctatttcgaggtgagtttcctttctagtaggaacgggtctaaggcaccaaggccgacccgtgtagacgagatgctagtactagagtgtgggccgagcccgtatctctgggtttagtcaagtatgatatatgtgttaatatgatagaattgcttatacttgttgtctgcgtgatacttgtatgttatgggttagcggttgagtgtgggcagggcccgtatctctccgaggttggagtgtgggctaggcccgtatctcccagatagcgaagtgtgggcagggcccgtatcttcacaagtgtgggcgaggctcgtatctcccggctagcgaagtgtgggcagggcccgtatcttcccgagtgtgggcaaggcccgtaactcctagctgaacagtggttgttatatgttgcatggtatgtggtattatgggggaactcactaagctttgtgcttacagtttcggttttggtttcaggtacctcctcagctaggggaaaggagccggcgcagtAGCGGcacgtcacacacacactctccggtttccgcatttacgagcttcactgggatttgtactctgatattttgatgggatgtatgaattggcttttagaaaatgttttaacttttaatattttctaaaagtaatgttttgaaaacgaaatttttggacgtgaaaattgggtcgttacaagttggtatcagagccctggtttgagggattcggacacacctttgggagtgtctgaactcaaatcgagggatttaaaagattttctaaaagaaaatgttttctaaaatttagaatagagttttgagaaagaacgaagtgtgtgatgtgcgcgaccggccgagctcaagtaagtatccccaaggtacccatacaagtttatgttatgttattaagcttttgtagaacagcatgctagaataggactaaggatctaggagtgatgccttatgtgcctgctttatgtgttccagttGTATGAGAACTTGCATGCTAATTGTTGAATAAACAGtaaataggatagcctgtttgggttatgcctggtagtatgagttggtactttatgctagctcagttcctgaaaatagatagagttaattgagattgttacccttatctgaatgctgcttgcttcgtgcttcgtgggactctgaatagTGGGgcttagccattaggcgaatgcgtcacgtcacgTGTGACCagagttgaataatcttagagtgccggatttgatcctactgcgcagctcttgtttgagtccaaccgttgtagggatgagtcgggtactcgaaggattatttgagcctcgtcacatgtgatggtattcgggtaatggctaactggcattacaaggaggcctgcagcagctgaggactggttagagtggaactagagatttccctagggcaagcctaggatgagtatagcagtgatcagcagtagtgaaagggatctggtggagtcgaggcattccttgaagaaggtacggatagatatggaaggtagtatgggcccgtactactgaaagcagaggatccgtacccgaaccaaggatggccaagataagaccagggaacttgtaagtagatgtgatccctcagggagtatcagtatcactaatgattgttgtgacgtattgcagaatggtggtgcttcgatcgaggccggtagatggcgattcaggagaggggtcaggttcgggatcaggttccgagccgattgatgaggggctacgcgagttcatcgcgtcagagatcaccaggggtatccttgagtcgactcccattatctttgggtcgatcaaggaagggatcatggagttgatggaggatcgccttcgggcattcaggagtgatatggcatctagcctgtcaggatctcgcacgctgtccttcaaggacttcaggggcagcggtgcgccagatttccacggggtgaaagaccccattgttgccaggcgatggattgcagacatcgagtctgcccagttgactagcttctgccccgaggggtcgaaggtgaggtatgcagcaggatgtttacgggaccgagcccgggattggtgggagtcagtgggtgactcgttgggagcctcagctatcgaggctatgacctggtcggactttgtgaccaggttcagggcagagttcgcgccggcggtcgagcttcaacagctggccagggagtttcttgacatgaggcagacgacggagactgtggcggagatcaccgccaagttccgggagagggatttgttagtgccccagtatgccggtgacgagtacatgaggaggactcgttaccatgatatgctacgagctgacatccgggagcatgttagcttttcggcttgccctaccctggactccatgattgccaaggcgagggagagggagatagatttggagcacatccggaaacggaaactagaggagggtcaggcaggaggggcttcggggaagaagcccaagggatcggatggtaggccgaaaggccagtcaggaccgagccgctgcgggaaatgcggcaggacgcatgtgggggcatgtaggatgggttcagtaggctgctacaagtgcggcaaggcagggcactttagcagggattgtactgctccagtttcagctattcagacatcggagttgatgtgttttcactgcaaccagaggggccacaagaaggccaattgcccccagttgacagtttcagtgCCAGTGAAggtgccagctccagcgaccctgcggatcacggatggtcggcagggcaaggcagaggctccagtggtaaggagccgggcatttcagctgactaccgaggaggcacgcgccgcacccgatgtggtgacgggtatgattctttccctctatcctatttttatgatgttatgttattgatatgtgctctgtatgtatatgtatgtattaggatcgttccatgtgaacggcctcccagttcaggtgttatttgattcgggtgcatcccgatcattcgtttcccttgcgcttagcaggaagtttcatgagtcatcggatgagttagattgccctttggaggtggagattgctgacgatcgatcggtgcgagcatcgacggtatttcgagattgcgtgctgtgtttgtttgaggagcgctatttggtagatttggttcccattccgttgcgtgggaacaaggtgattataggcatggattggttgagccctaatggggcggtgatagattgcgcgcagcagctagtgcgggtcaggaccccaagcgggggagagttagtgattcatggtgagagaccccagtatggacccgctgtatgttcagcagcgagggctaggtgctaccttcagcagggatgcgcaggttacgtcgcgtatgtgatggatacccgggagacgggtaaggcgacagtgagcgaggttccggtggtccgagactttgcagacgtcttcccagaggagcttcctgggatacctccggagcgacaggtggagttcaggatcgaccttgttcccggtgcggctccgatagccaaggcaccgtatcggttggctcctcccgagatgcaggagttgtctacgcagctgcaggagctgctagacaagggatttattcgtccgagcagttcgccctggggagccccgattctgtttgtgaagaagaaggatgggtcgcatcggatgtgtatagattatcgggagctgaacaaggtaacggtgaagaaccgttacccgcttccgaggattgatgacctctttgaccagcttcagggcgcatcttggttctccaagattgatttgcgttcgggttatcatcagatgagagtcagggaggaagatatgcagaagaccgcgtttcggacgcgctatggccattatgagttcgtggtgatgccgtttgggctaaccaatgctcctgccgcgttcatggacctcatgaaccgtgtatgcagaccgatgttggatcggtctgtgatagtctttatcgatgacatcttggtttattccaagacccgggaggaacatgaggagcatctgagagaggtattagagaccctgaggagggagagcttgtatgccaagttctccaagtgtgagttttggttgcgcgaggtgcaatttctgggacacctcgtcaaccagaacgggattctggtcgatccggccaaggtcgaggccgtgatgagatgggaggttccgaagtctccatctgagattcggagtttcctgggattggcaggctactatcggaggtttatccaggatttctccaaggtagtcgtgcccctgacgcggctgacgaagaaggccgtggtctttcggtggggacccgagcagcaggctgcatttgagacgctgagacagagattgtgtgaggcgccgatcttagccctgccagagggcgtagaggattttgtggtttattgtgatgcgtccatttctgggttgggcgcggtgctgatgcaaagggggcatgtcattgcctacgcttcgaggcagctcaagcctcacgaggcgaactacccgacgcacgatttggagttgggggcggtggtatttgccctcaagatttggtgacattacctctatggggttcggtgtaccatctacacggaccacaagagtttgaggtacctcatggatcagccgaatctgaacatgaggcagcgtcggtggttggatgtggtaaaggattatgattgcgagaccctttaccacccggggaaggccaatgtggtggccgatgcgcttagccgcaaggcggtgccgatcagggacgtttgtatgaggatgaccgtggtgacccccctgttggagcagattcgggaggctcaacaggaggctatcaaggaggagcatcggaagagcgagcgagtggtgggtcaggtttcctcctttgattatgatagccgaggacttttgacactacaccgtagggtgtgggtgccgtatcacggaggcgtgtgccagattttgatggaggaggcgcacaagtcccgattctctattcatcccggggcgacaaagatgtatagggatcttcgtctagactattggtggccctgcatgaagcgggatgtggcatggtatgtcgagcgatgtttgacctgcaggaaggtcaaggccgaacatcagagaccgcatggaaagatgcagccgttggatattccactgtggaaatgggaagatatcacgatggattttatcacgaagcttcccaggaccgcacgtggagtggattcgatttgggtcatcgtggatagattgaccaagagtgctcactttatttcgattcaggagagcatatcggccgagaaattggccgacatctatatcagggagattgtggcacggcatggggtgcctgtatcggtgatctcggacagggatgtgcgttttacttccaggttttggaagagattccatgacgagttaggcactcgtctgcattttagcactgcctttcacccgcagacggatgggcagagcgagcggaccatccagactctggaggatatgttgcgggcgtgcgtgctagatttcggtggtagctgggatacctatcttcccctggccgagttctcctat encodes:
- the LOC111905915 gene encoding mitogen-activated protein kinase kinase kinase 18 — translated: MNNYRRKSNWVRGKCIGKGSFGVVSIGVDESDGVVFAVKSVENSSDAFIGCLENEIRILKSLSSPYVVTYLGDDVTVESSSVYRNLHMEYMPGGTVTDLVKHGGVNLRSYTRCITSALSYIHARGIVHCDVKGKNVLIGNIPGIAKLADFGSAIESGSPVTGIRGSPLWMAPEVIKGEYQGPESDVWSLGCTVIEILTGKPAWQDRGADTLRQIGYSEELPEITVPIPEDLRDFLNKCLRRERSERWSCDQLLQHPFLVSCSPPSPPQITIDTCKFSPRCVFDWSVSSSSNQSTLEIYQFDVKNSNAKQRICKLASNSGANWESEGWEMVRHATALEYSDSVDYEESVSGSGRANWEYAESNACYNYDHESTTNDACGTSTTADSIHRDPVDIYSCYLFVLIKKLFPIFFFILNNIQHISYTHFVVILSHLKDYIILHDLV